TAACAACTTTTATTGCAGAGCGCATCAGTATGTCAAGCAAATGTTCCCCTTTTTGATTTACTGATGAGTAGTTAATTACGAGCGCTATATTGGATGCTTTGAGTTTTTCAATGTCTAATACATCGATACCGTTTAAAACTCTTTTCTTCATGACATCACCCATTCGAAAGGACTTATTTAAGAAGCTATATAAATGATATAACAAAGAAGCATATGTACAATATGTTGTTTTTATGATATTACAGCAAATATTGGCGAATAATATTCCTTAAGTGATCTATTCTACAGCTTTCTCATTTTTTCTGATTTTGCAAAAAACAAACAAAGTTCTATAATTTTGGTGGACACTTCCAAGGGGGTGAGTAGAGTATGAGAAAGTTGCTTGTATGGTTTTTGGTAGTTCTATCGGTTGTATTACTTGCCACAGAATTCTTCACCGAAGACAAGATGCTATGCAGTTCCTCACAACCAAAGACCGGAGGAACACTTAGATTGGCTTTAGCTTCAACACCAGAGTCCTTCCTTCTGTATGGTTCGCTGGATAGCTCAGCGTACACTGTTATAATGGGACCTCTTATGTCGCCACTTGTCGAGTACCACCCAATAACAAACGAGATTAGACCCGGGCTTGCCAAGTCTTGGACAGTCTCCAGTGATGGTAAGCAGGTTTGGTTCTACTTAAGGGATGCGTTATGGTCTGACGGAAAACCAATCACAGCAGACGATGTCATATTCACCATGCAGTATTTTGTGATGAACAAATATGCGCGTGGTAACTCAGTTGACAGATTTACGATCCCCGACGAAAAAGGTGTAAACAAGCCAATCACATGGACAAAGATAAACAACAAGGTTGTCAGAGCTGAACTCCCATCACCATACGGTGCGTTTTTAACAGTTTTGACAGCTGTTTACATCTATCCAAAGCATAAACTCGAACCTCTGATTGATAAGAACGATTTAGCTTCTGTGAACAAACTCTGGCTAACTAACGTTTCGCCGTCTGAAATCGTTGTAAACGGTCCTTACAAGTTGTCGCAGGTAATTGTGGACCAAAAAATTGTTTTGGAAAGGAATCCGTATTTCTGGAAGAAGGATCCATATGGTAACCAGCTACCGTACTTCGACAAGCTCGAGTACTTAATCATTAAAGACCCAGAAATTAGGCTTGCTAAGTTTATAGCCGGCGAAATTGACTACATGGCCATATCTGCCGCAGACTACCCAAGACTCAAGCAAATTGAGGTTGCAGGGAATGCTCCTTATGTGACATTCGCTTCTAAACCAGTCGGTTCTACACCAAGCCCTGTACATATCTCGTTCAATTTTGACACAGCAAACCCCAAACTGAGAGAGATATTTAGGAAGCTTGAATTCAGAGAGGCTATGGAATATGCTCTGAACAGGAACAGAATAATTGAGGAAGTTTACAACGGGCTTGCTATTCCAGGCGGTGGTCTCATGCTGCCAACTAACAAGGCGTTCTACAACCCAAAAGTGGAACAGCTCATGAGACCGTTTGATTTGAAAAAAGCAGCCAGCATTCTTGACTCACTTGGACTTGTCGACAAGAACAAAGATGGCCTTAGAGACTTTCCAGATGGCACAACTTTCGAATTCACAATTTTGGTGCAGAATCAACCAAAGGATTATCAACAAATCGCGTACATATTTAGCGAAGAACTGAAGAAAATAGGTGTGAAAACAAATCTCCAGATACTTGATTCCTCGGTCGTTGGGCAGATGTTTGGAGCTGGTAACTTTGAATGCGGTATCAGGGCTTTCGGAAATCAACCAGATCCGCAGTTAAGAAAGGCTATATGGCAACCTGGCCAGCAACTGTACTACTGGCACTATTCTACAATGAACAGAAACACAAATCCTCCATCACCTGTTTTCTCGGAGATGTTTGATTGGGAGAAGCGGATTTGGGAAATCTTTGAAAAAGCCCAGATAGAAATGAATCCGAAGAAGCGAAAGGCGCTCTACGATGAATGGCAGGAATTATACTACAAATACTTGCCGGTCATATTCGTCGCGAGACAGATGAACTTCTTTGGTGCTCATAAATCTCTTGGAAACGTTGTTCAGTCACCCGAAGGACTACCTACTTTCACTGTCTGGACAACCTTCAGAAAATGATTACTCCTTGACAAAAATCATCACAAGCGAGTGGGAGCTTTGCTCCCCTCGCTTTTTAAAATTCCACACGGGGGGAACAAGATGGAGAACCTGGTTAGCTTTATCGTACGAAGGATATTGATAATGATACCAATGATGGTTATAGTGTCGATAATATGTTTCACGATCACCGAGCTCCAACCTGGAGATTTCCTTTCACAGTATCTCGATAACCCAAGAATTTCACCTGAACAGATCGAAGCTTTAAAGCGTGAACTCGGGCTTGATAAACCAGCGTATTACAGGTACTTTTTGTGGGTCAGGAACATCGTTACAAAGCTCGATTTTGGTTATAGTTTTTCCTATCAGCGACCTGTCTTTGAGTTAATTTGGGAGAGAATGGGTTGGACTGTAGGAATATCGCTAATGACCATTCTTCTTCAATGGCTTATCGCTATACCCCTTGGTATCTTTTCAGCATTTCGTCCTTACAGCTTCTGGGATTACACATTCGCTGTCATAGCCTTCATAGGTATATCAATACCGGAATTCTTTTTAGCCTTGATTTTGATGTACTTCGCTTTAAATGCAGGATATACGTACATAGGGGGCCTATTTTCTCCTGAATTTATCGGAGCACCCTGGTCGCTTGCCAAATTTATAGACTTGTTAAAGCATCTTTGGATACCGCTGATAGTGATAGGTGTGAGTGGTGTAGGTGGGTTATACCGCATCATGAGAGCGAACTTGCTGGACACCATCGGTTCACCTTTCATAACAGCACTAAGGGCAAGAGGTTTGGACGAAGCTGTGATAAAAAGACACGCAGTTAAGAACGCACTTAATCCATTGGTAAGTATTGCGGGTATGGAGCTGCCAAATGTTTTTAGTGGCACTATCATAGCCTCAATCGTCTTAAACCTTCCAACAATAGGTCCATTTTTTTACAACGCGCTTTTGAATCACGACCAATACTTGGTTATGTCGTTTCTGATGTTTATAGCGTTCATAACACAGATAGGCAATTTGTTGGCTGATATAGCTTTGGCGCTCCTGGATCCAAGAATAAGGATAGCGTAAGGGGTGGAAGTAATGATTTCGAAGAGGATCATAAGACAATTTAAAAAACATAGACTTGGCGTCTTTGGTTTTTGGGTGGTGGTGATACTTTATGTGGTAATGATATTCAGCGATTTCATAGCACCATATAGCTACCAAACAACACACTCGAAATTTTCCTACGCTCCTCCCTCAAAGATACATTTTTATCACGAAGGCAAGTTTGTAGGTCCATTCGTTTATGGAGTAAAAAAAGAACGCGATCCTGTGACGTTCCTCCTGAAATTTGAGGAAGACAAGACTCAGATGTATAGGATTAAACTCTTTGTAAGAGGGGAAGAATACAGCTTTTTTGGTATAAAAAGCAACATACATCTCTTTGGTTTGGAAGCAGATCCCCAGGAAGCGATGCTCCTTCTCTTTGGCGCAGACAGATTCGGACGTGACCTTTTTTCCCGCACACTTATAGGTTCGAAGGTTTCTCTCACTGCGTGTTTACTTGGAACTTTTATCAGTTTGGTTATCGGTGCAATAATTGGTGCAATTTCTGGGTACTACGGCGGATGGGTCGATATTATCATACAAAGGATAATTGA
The DNA window shown above is from Fervidobacterium changbaicum and carries:
- a CDS encoding ABC transporter substrate-binding protein: MRKLLVWFLVVLSVVLLATEFFTEDKMLCSSSQPKTGGTLRLALASTPESFLLYGSLDSSAYTVIMGPLMSPLVEYHPITNEIRPGLAKSWTVSSDGKQVWFYLRDALWSDGKPITADDVIFTMQYFVMNKYARGNSVDRFTIPDEKGVNKPITWTKINNKVVRAELPSPYGAFLTVLTAVYIYPKHKLEPLIDKNDLASVNKLWLTNVSPSEIVVNGPYKLSQVIVDQKIVLERNPYFWKKDPYGNQLPYFDKLEYLIIKDPEIRLAKFIAGEIDYMAISAADYPRLKQIEVAGNAPYVTFASKPVGSTPSPVHISFNFDTANPKLREIFRKLEFREAMEYALNRNRIIEEVYNGLAIPGGGLMLPTNKAFYNPKVEQLMRPFDLKKAASILDSLGLVDKNKDGLRDFPDGTTFEFTILVQNQPKDYQQIAYIFSEELKKIGVKTNLQILDSSVVGQMFGAGNFECGIRAFGNQPDPQLRKAIWQPGQQLYYWHYSTMNRNTNPPSPVFSEMFDWEKRIWEIFEKAQIEMNPKKRKALYDEWQELYYKYLPVIFVARQMNFFGAHKSLGNVVQSPEGLPTFTVWTTFRK
- a CDS encoding ABC transporter permease; protein product: MENLVSFIVRRILIMIPMMVIVSIICFTITELQPGDFLSQYLDNPRISPEQIEALKRELGLDKPAYYRYFLWVRNIVTKLDFGYSFSYQRPVFELIWERMGWTVGISLMTILLQWLIAIPLGIFSAFRPYSFWDYTFAVIAFIGISIPEFFLALILMYFALNAGYTYIGGLFSPEFIGAPWSLAKFIDLLKHLWIPLIVIGVSGVGGLYRIMRANLLDTIGSPFITALRARGLDEAVIKRHAVKNALNPLVSIAGMELPNVFSGTIIASIVLNLPTIGPFFYNALLNHDQYLVMSFLMFIAFITQIGNLLADIALALLDPRIRIA
- a CDS encoding ABC transporter permease, whose protein sequence is MISKRIIRQFKKHRLGVFGFWVVVILYVVMIFSDFIAPYSYQTTHSKFSYAPPSKIHFYHEGKFVGPFVYGVKKERDPVTFLLKFEEDKTQMYRIKLFVRGEEYSFFGIKSNIHLFGLEADPQEAMLLLFGADRFGRDLFSRTLIGSKVSLTACLLGTFISLVIGAIIGAISGYYGGWVDIIIQRIIEVLRSFPRIPLWLALSVILPPNWPSTWVYFGIIIVLSFIGWMGVARVVRGMTLSLKEKEFVVAAKVCGVKDFKIITKHIIPNLSSYLIVVATLSIPGMILGESTISFLGLGIKEPMTSWGLLLKDAQSLSEIAIHPWLIIPGAFIMISVLAFNFMGDGLRDAIDPYRTVEKV